GCCGCCTTGGCGCTTGCCAGCGCGGTGCCGAGCGCCGCGCGCTCGGCATGCACCCGGCGCAGGAACACGCGCTGGCAGGTCAACGAACGCGCCACGCGCGCCTCGATGTTGCGAAAGGTCGGCCACGGGTCGTCGCGCGAGTCGAGCTTGGTCTCGACCAGGATGGCCAGCGCGCCGCTCATGCCGGCGAGGTTGCGAAAGTTGCGCAGGCTGAGGCCGCCGTTCGTCACCGCCTGGTGGATGCTGGTGATCTCGCCGATGTAGCGCTGCGCCGGCAGGCCCTCGGCGCGCGCGTCGCGGATCAGCGCCGGCAGCAGGCGCTGTTGCCCGAACTCGCGCAGCACGGCCGGCATGGCCGGGTGATTGGCGGCTTCGAACTGCGCGTCGAAATCGGTCAGATAGCCTTCGCGCGCGAGGGTCTTGCGCTTCAGCACGGCCGACTCGTGTACGTCCAGCACCGCGACCGGCGCGAAGCGCGCCAGCGCCGCCACCAGCGCCTGGCTCTCGGGCTGGGTTAGACCGATGAAATCGGTATTGAGGTTGACGCGAGCGGCGTTGGAGCGATGGCCGCTGTCGCGCCCATCGGGATTGGCGTCGGGGATCAGCACCACGTCGAGGTCGTCGAGGAGCGGCCGCAGATCGCCGCCCAGCAGCTGTCGCGCGAGGCTCAACATGGCCTCGCCGCCGGCCGGCTCGGCCGCGCCGTGCTGCGAGCCGACCAGCAGCACACGCGGATGCGCGTGACCGGCCTTGGCGGTCGACAGCAACAGCGCCGACACGGGCCGCTGCTCGACCGACATGCCGAGCGCCACCTTGCGCGCGAGCGGACTGCCCGCCACCAACGCGTCGAGGTCGCCGTCGATTTCGGCGGCGTGGCTGATGCGTCGATGGTCGAGCCGCTCGAGCGGCGTGGCGCCGAAGGGCGCGGCGCCGGCCGCGGCCGCCCACCCCAGCATCAGCGCCGCCACCCAAAGTACGGCGCGGCGCGGGGAAAGATCAGCGTCGAATGGCAGCATGCACGACTCGCCGGGGATGAAGCGCGCCCCCGTGGGACGCGCTGTCAGGATGCCAGAAAGGCGGCGCCGCACGTAGCGCCATCCTCATGGCGGCATCGTCACCAGCCGCCGCCCAGGGCTTTGACCAGGCCTACCGCCGCCGTGGCGCGCGCGCCATCGAGCTGCTTCTGCTGACGGCGCACGCTGATGAGCGTGCGGCGCGCGTCGAGGACATCGATATAGCCGGTGGCGCCGGCCTGGAAACGGGCGTTGGCGAGCTCGAGGGCGTGGGCGGCCGAGCGCGCGGCGGCGCTGGTCGAGGTGCTTTGCGCCTCCAGGGTACGCAAGGCCACGAGACCGTCCTCGACTTCGCGGAAGGCGTTCAACACGGTCTGGCGATAGGTCGCGATTTCAGCATCGAGGCTGGCCTCGGCGCCGGCCAGGTTGGCCTGGTTGCGGCCACCGTCGAATAACGGCGCCGCGATCAGGGCGCCCGCCAAGGGCCCGAGCGCCCAGGTGCGGCTCGCCCATTTGAACAGGTCGCCGGGTGTATCGGCCGCGAAGCCGGCGTCGGCGCTGAGATTGAGGATCGGGTAGAAGGCCGCGCGCGCCACGCCGATGCGGGCATTGGAAGCGATCATGCGCCGTTGCGCGGCGGCGATATCGGGACGCCGCTCGAGCAGGGCCGACGGCACTCCGGCCGGAATGCTCGGCACATGGGTCGCGAGCGCGGCCGGCGCGACGTCGAGATTGGCCGGCGCTTCGCCCAGCAACAAGGCCAGCGCGTGCTCGTATTGCGCGCGCTGGCGCGTCACCGCCTGTACCTCGCCGCGCGCGGTGTCGAGTTCGGTGCGCGCCCGTTCGACATCGAACTCGCCGATGTCACCGGCCTTGAAGCGTTGCTCGAAGATGGCCACTTCCGCCTCGCGGGTGGTGACGGTGTCGTTCAACACCGCGAGTTCGGCGTCCAGCGCGCGCAGCGCGAAGTAGCGCTGGGCGACGTCGGTTTCGACCGTCAACAGCAAGGACTGGTAGAGCGACTCGTCGGCCGCCGCATCGGCACGCGCCGCGCGCACGCTGTCACGCACGCGACCGAAGAGATCCAGTTCGTATTGCGCGCTGACGCCGAAGCGCAGACTGTTGTACGAATCGCTGCCCGGCACCGGATTGCCCGGTTGATTCGCGCTCGGACGCGTGCGCGCGGCGGCCGCGCCGGCGTCGAGCCGCGGCAGCTGATCGGCGCGCGCGAGGCGCACCAGTGCCCGGCTGCCTTCGAGGCGCGCGAGGGCGGCGGCGAGATCCTGGTTGGCGCCGGCCGCGCGCCGCTGGTACTCGTCGAGCAGCGGGTCGCCGAAGCGCGTCCACCATTCGCCGCGCGCTTCCCCGTCGCGCGGCTCGGCCGGCTTCCACTCGGCGTTGCCGGGATCGGCCAGCGCCGACGGCGCCTGCTTGTAGGCGGCCGGCACCGACACTTCGGGCGTGGAAAATTCCGGCGCCAGCGAGCAGGCCGACAGGCCGACAACCATCATCACCAGCCACGCGCGCCGCATCACTCGCTCTCCGATGCGGCCGTCACCGCGTCCGGCTGCGCGGGCGGGTGACGATGCAGCAACACGTAGAACACCGGCGTCAGGAACAGGCCGAACAGCGTCACGCCGAACATGCCCGAAGCCACCGCGGTGCCCATGGCACGACGCATTTCGGCGCCGGCGCCGGTCGACAGCACCAGCGGCGTGACGCCGGCGATGAAGGCGATGGAGGTCATCAGGATCGGGCGCAGACGCATGCGGCACGCCTCCAGCACCGCTTTCAGCGGACCGTCGGTGGGCCGCTTCAATTCGTGTTCGCGCGCGAACTCAACCAGCAGGATGGCGTTCTTGCAGGCCAGCCCCATCAGCACGAACAGCGCTATCTGGGTGAAGATGTTGCGGTCGCCGCCGGTGAACCACACGCCGCCGATGGCGAACAGCAGGCACATCGGCACGATCAGGATGATGGCCAGCGGCAGCTTGAAACTCTCGTACTGCGCGGCCAGCACCAGGAACACCAGCAGCGCGCACAGCGGGAACACGATCGCGGCGGTGTTGCCGGCGAGGATCTCCTGGTAGGTCAAGTCGGTCCACTCGAAGTCGATGCCGCGCGGCACGGTCTCGCGAATGATGCGTTCCATGGCCGCCTGCGCCTGGCCCGAGCTGTAACCCGGCGCCGCCGCGCCGTTGATGTCGGCCGCGGGAAACGCGTTGTAGCGCATGGCACGGTCGGGCCCGTAGCTGTTCTTGATGTCGAGCAAGGCGCCGAGCGGCACCATTTCGCCGGCCTTGTTGCGGGTTTTCAGGGCGGCGATGTTCTCGGCGTTGGCGCGGTAAGGCGCATCGGCCTGCACCACCACCCGGTAGGTCTTGCCGAACTGGTTGAAGTCGTTGACGTAGTAGGAGCCGAGATAGATCTGCAGGGTCGCGAACACGTCGTTGAGATCGACCCCCATGCGCTTGGCCTTGGCGCGATCGATGTCGATGTAGAGCTGCGGCACGTTGATCTGGAAGCTGGAAAACACGCCGGCCAGTTCCGGCGCCTGCCAGGCTTTCATCAGCACCGCCTGGGTCGCCTGGTAGAGCTGCTCGTCGCCGAGGCCGGCGCGGTCCTCGAGTTCGAGCTTGAAGCCACCGATGGCGCCGAGACCGTCGACCGGCGGCGCCGGAAACACCGCGATGAAGGCATCCTCGATCACGGCCAGCTGCTGGTTGAGCTTCTGCGCGATGGCGCCGGCGCTCAAGTCCGGCCGTTGGCGCTCGTGGAAGGGCGCGAGGTTGAAGAACACCAGGCCGGCATTGGGGGCATTGGTGAAGCCGTTGATCGACAGCCCCGGGAACGCGTTATTGGCGTTCAGGCCTTCGTTCTTCATCGACATCTCGGTGACGCGCGCCAGCACCTTGTCGGTGCGGTCCAGCGACGCGCCATCGGGCAGTTGCACCATGCCGATGAGGTACTGCTTGTCGGAGGTCGGGATGAAGCCGGTCGGGATCAGGTGGAAGCCATACCAGGTCACGCCCAGCAGGCCGACATACACCAGCAACACCAGGAACTTGACCTTGACGACGCCGCGCACGCCGCGCACGTAGCCGCGCGCCGCGAGGTGGAACAGGCGGTCGAAACCCCGGAACAGCCAGCCGAACGTGGCGTCCAGCACCCGCGTCAGGCCATCGCGCGGCGCGTTGTGGCCGCGCAGCAGGGTGGCCGCCAGCGCCGGCGACAGGGTCAGGGAATTGAACGCCGAGATCACCGTCGAGATGGCGATGGTGAGGGCGAACTGGCGGTAGAACTGGCCGGTCAGGCCGCTGATGAAGGCGATCGGTACGAACACCGCGCACAGGGTCAGGGCGATGGTGACGATGGGCCCGCTGACTTCGTCCATGGCGCGGTGGGTGGCGGCCTTGGCGTCGAGGCCGAGCTCGATGTTGCGCTCGACGTTCTCCACCACCACGATGGCGTCGTCGACCACGATGCCGATGGACAGCACCAGGCCGAACAGCGTGAGGGTGTTGATCGAGAAGCCCGCCGCCAGCATCACGCCGAAGGTGCCGATGATCGAGACCGGCACCGCGATCAGCGGAATGATCGACGCGCGCCAGGTCTTGAGGAACAGGATGACGACGATCAGCACCATCAACACCGCTTCGAGCAGGGTCTTGACCACCGCCTCGATGGACTGCTGCACGAAGCGCGTCGGGTCGTAGACGATTTGGTAATCGACGCCACTCGGAAAACTGGCCTTGGCCTTGTGCATGAGCTCGCGCACCGAGTTCGACAAGGCGATGGCATTGGAGCCCGGCGCCTGGAACACCGCGATGGCGACCGACGGCTGGTTATTGGCGCGGCTGCGCAGCGAATACTCGCCGGCGCCGAGTTCGACCCGCGCCACGTCGCGCAGGCGCAGCAGGCCGCCGTCGGCGGCGGTGGCGACGATGATGTCGCCGAATTCCTGCACCGTGGTCAGGCGCCCCTGGGTATTGACCGAGAGCTGGAACTCGGTGTGCTCGGTAATCGGCGGCGCGCCGACCACGCCGGCCGCGACCTGCTGGTTCTGTTCGCGGATGGCGCTCACCACGTCGGCGGCGGTCAGGTTGCGCGCGGCGAGCTTGGCCGGGTCCAGCCAGATGCGCATCGCGTAGTCGCCGGCGCCGAACACGAATACCTCGCCCATGCCCGGCAGGCGCCGGAAGTCGTCCTTGAGATTCAGCACGCCGTAGTTGCGCAGGTACAGTTCGTCGTACTTGCCGTCGGTCGACACCAGGTTGACGACCATGGTCAGGTTCGGCGACTGCTTCTGGGTGGTGACGCCGATCTGTCGCACTTCGTTGGGCAGGCGCGGCAAGGCGCGCTGCACGCGATTCTGCACCTGGTTTTCCGCCAGGTCCGGATCGGTGCCGACCTTGAACGTCACGCGCACCTGCAGCGCGCCGTCGGCGGTCGCCATCGACGACATGTAGAGCATGTTCTCGACGCCGTTGATCTGCTCCTCGAGCGGCGCGGCGACGGTCTCGGCGATGACCCGCGGGTTGGCGCCCGGATAGGTCGCGCTGACCATGATGGACGGCGGCACGACGTTCGGGTATTCCGACACCGGCAGGAAGAAGATCGAAATCAGGCCGGCGAGAAACACCAGCACCGACAGCACGCCCGCGAAGATCGGGCGGTCGATGAACGCGCGCGAGACATTCATGCGCTCAAGACCCCGAGGGCGGCGAAGCCGGCGTGTCGGCCGTCTCCTCCATCGACACCGTGGTCGGTGTCACCGGCGTGCCGGGACGCACACGTTGCAGGCCGTTGACCACGACCGTCTCGCCGGCGGCGAGCCCGCTCTCGACGATGCGCAGCGCGCCGACCTTGCGCCCGATGTGCACCTCGCGATATGCGGCAATCTTGTCCTCGCCCACCACCAGTACGAAGCGCTTGCTCTGGTCGGTGCCGATGGCGCGGTCCGCGACCAGCACCACCTGGCGCGCACCGGAAGTCGATTCGAGGCGCACGCGCGCGAACAGGCCCGGCGTGAATCGACGCTCGGCGTTGTCGAGCACGGCGCGCATGCGCACCGTGCCGCTGCTGGCATCGACGTTGTTGTCGACGAACTCGAGCCGCGCCTGGTGCGGAAAGCCGCTCTCGTCGATGAGACCGACGCCCACCGGCAGCGCTTGACCGCGGTTGGGCGCGATGTACTTCAGGAACGCGCGCTCGTCGGCTTCGAAGGACACGTAGACCGGATCGACCGAGGCCAGCGTGGTGAGCACCGGCGAGTCCGGGTTCTCGCCCTGCACGAGATTGCCAACGGTCACTTCGTCCTTGCCGGCGCGGCCGCTGATGGGCGCCGTGACGCGCGTGTATTCGAGGTTGAGCCTGGCGTTGCTCAAGGTCGCGCGGTTGGCGGCGCGTGAGGCCTCCAGGCTTTTGACCAGCGCCGTCGCCGCATCGAATTCGCGGCGGCTGGTGGCATGGGTCTCGAGCATCTGCTGCTGGCGCTTGGCTTCGAGTCGGGCGAGATCGAGCTGCGCGACGGTGGCCGCCAGCGCCGCCTCCGCCTCGGCGACCTTGGCGCGGAACGGACGTTGATCGATCTCGAACAGGACCTCGCCCTGCTTGACCTCGGCGCCGGGCGTGAACAGTACTTTCTCCAGGTAGCCGTTGACCCGCGCACGCACCTTGACCGCCTGCATCGCTTCGATGCGGCCGGGGAATTCGTCGGCGTCCTTGACCTCCTGGGTCAAGGCGGCGGCCACGCTGACCGGCGGTGCACCGCCCGGCCCGGCGGCGGCCTTGGGCGGTGCGGGCGGTTGGCAGGCAGTCAGCAGCAGCGCACACAGCAGCGGGGCCGCGACGGTCACGCGGCGCAGGAATAGCGGCATCGGGGTGATCCGGACTAGAAACAAGGTCGCCCTATGATATGAGCCAACGGCGCTTAAACATACCCGCGAAAGTTGCGGATGACGGACCGATGCCCCTCATTGTGGGTCCGACTTCAGTCGGACTTTGCTGCTGGTAGCCATCGCGGAGCTCGAATGTCCGACTGAAGTCGGACCCACAACATCCGAAGGGAATTTTCAGCCGCGCACATCCAGCACCAACTTACCCATGTGATCGCTCGCTTCCATCATGCGATGCGCGTCGGCGGCGGCGGTCAGCGGGAAATGGGCGTGAATGTGCGTGCCGAGCTTGCCGCTGGCGAGCAGCGGCCAGAAGTCCTGTTCGACGGCACGCGCGATGGCGGCCTTGCGCTCGACTGGTTGCGGGCGCAGGGTCGAGCCGGTGATGGTCAGGCGCTTCGGCAACAGGTAGGCGAAATTGACCTCGGTGGTGGCGCCCATCAGGAACGCGATCATGGCGTAGCGGCCGTCGTTGCCGAGCAGGCGCAGGTTCTTCATGACATAGGGGCCGGCCACCATGTCCAGCACCACGTCGACGCCGCGCGGCTTGGTGATGTCCTTGACCGTCGCCTCCCAATCGCCGTCGCGGTAATTGATGGCGTGATCGGCGCCCATGCGCTGGCAGTATTCGACCTTCTCGGCCGAGCCGGCGGTGGTGATGACGGTCGCGCCCCAGGCCTTGGCGACCTGGATGGCGGTGGTGCCGATGCCGCTGCTGCCGCCGTGGATGAGCACCGTCTCGCCGCGCGCGAGGCGCGCCCGTTCGATGAGATTGTGGTGCACCGTGAAGAGCGTCTCGGGCAGGGTCGCGGCCGCGGCGGCGTCGAGTCCGGCCGGCCACGGCAGGCAGTGGGCGGCGTTGGCCGCACAGTACTCGGCATAGCCGCCGCCGTGGGTCAGGGCCACCACGCGATCGCCGCGTTGCCAGCGCGTCACGTCGGCGCCGCATTGCACGACCACGCCCGCCACTTCGAGACCCGGCAAGGGGCTGGCATCCGGCGGCACCGGGTAATGGCCGGCGCGCTGCAGGCAGTCCGGACGATTGACGCCGGCCGCATGCACTTCGATCAGCACTTCGCCCGCGCGCAGGGTCGGTAACGCCATGCGCACCGGCGTCAATACCTCGGGCCCGCCGGGCTGCGCGACGCTCACGGCCTGCATGTCGGAAGGAAGGGCGTGGGCTTGGCTCATGGCGAATTCTCTTCACGGGTGTTCGGGACGCGCGAGTATAAATCGCGGGCCGCGTCGCCATGAAAAATTTCCGCCGCGCGAGAGGTCACAGCCTGCGCGCGCCGGTGCTAGCATGCGCGCCATGACTACCACCACACACCATCGCTTGCTCATCATCGGTTCGGGCCCGGCCGGCTACACCGCCGCCGTGTACGCCGCGCGCGCCGCGCTCGAACCGGTACTCATCACCGGCGTCGAAGTGGGCGGCCAGATGATGACCACCACCGACGTCGACAACTGGCCGGGCGACGACCAGGGCGTGCTCGGCCCGGAACTCATGGAGCGCATGAAGAAGCATGCCGAGCGCTTCGGCACGCGGTTCGTGCACGATCACATCCATACCGCCAGGCTCGACGCGCGCCCCTTCACGCTCGTCGGCGACAGCGGCACCTATACCTGCGATGCCTTGATCATCGCCACCGGCGCGTCGGCCAAGTACCTCGGCCTGCCGTCGGAAGAGGCCTTCAAGGGCAAGGGCGTGTCGGCCTGCGCAACCTGCGACGGCTTTTTCTATCGCAACAAGCCGGTGGCCGTGATCGGTGGCGGCAATACCGCGGTCGAGGAAGCGCTGTACCTGTCGAACATCGCGTCCCATGTGACCGTGGTGCACCGGCGCGATCGCTTCCGCGCCGAGAAGATCATGAGCAACCGCCTCGAGGCCAAGACCCAGGGCGGCAACGTGTCGATCCTGTGGAACAGCGTGCTCGACGAAGTGTTGGGCGATGCCGGCGGCGTGACCGGCGTGCGCGTGCGCGACGTCAACAGCAACGCCACGCAGGACGTGGCCGTGCATGGCACCTTCATCGCCATCGGTCACCAGCCCAACACCGGCATCTTCAGCGGCCAGCTCGACATGGACGGCGGTTATATCAAGGTGGGCGGCGGTTCTGGCCACGGCTTCGCGACCCAGACCAGCGTGCCCGGGGTGTTCGCGGCCGGCGACGTCGCCGACCCGGTCTATCGCCAGGCCATCACGTCGGCCGGCGCGGGCTGCCAGGCGGCGCTCGACGCCGAGCGCTGGCTGGAAGCGCAGTAAGGTCGAACGGCGGTTATTGTGGGTCAGACTTCAGTCTGACATTGGCGAGGCGAAACTCACGCATTTCGTTGAGTGTCAGACTGAAGTCTGACCCACAAACCTGGCGCCGGTCAGGCCCTTTGCCCCGCCAGCGCGCCATAGCGCTCGCTCAAGGCCTGGTAGACCGCGTCGCGAAAACCGGGCTTGGAGCTGTCGAGGCTGGTAATCAACTCGGCCAGCACTTCGTTGTCTTCCTGGCCGTCCCACACCTTGATGTAGTCACCGCGCTTGTAGCCGTGGTCCTGGCGGAACATGTTCAACACGTTCTTGGCCACGTAGCTGCGGTACAGGTCATCGAAGTCGCGTTCGCAGGCGGCCAGCAGGTTGCGCACCGAGCCGACCGCGAAGCGCTGCTCGCCGACGGCGGCGAAAGCCAGGCGTTCGACTTCCTCCAGGAACGGCAGCGGCGTCGGTGCGTCGCACCAGTCGTCGATGATGGCGCTGGCGATGCGGTGATAGTCGCCGCTGTCGTCGATGCGCAGGCTCAGGCCGAAATGCCAGATGTCGACGATTTCCAGCACCACCTGCGGGAAATCCGGCGTCGAATGCTTCCACCACTTCCAGCCGCCGTAGTGCTCCATCAATTCGGCGCATTCGATCCAGATGGCGCGGTGCCACTCGCGCCCGCGCTGCAGCCAGTCGGCATCGACGTGGCTGTTCATGTCGTTCTGCATGGCGAGCATGACGCGCGTCTTCTCGATCATGGCTTCGCGTTGTTGCATGCGAAATACTCGCGGCCGGACTGGCCGCCGAGTATAGCCGCAGCGGGCGGCGGCGGCACCGCTCAGCGGCCTTCGAAAAACGCCTCGACGTCGGCCAGCTGCTGGGTGAGCGGCATGGGCGGCAGGGAATTGAGGAAGGCGCGGCCATAGGATTTGCGCCGCAGGCGCACGTCGCCAATCATCAGCACGCCGTGATCGCTGATGTCGCGGATCAACCGCCCGGCGCCCTGCTTCAAGGCCGTGATGGCGTCGGGCAAGGTCAGGCGCTTGAAGGGATTGTCGCCGGCGGCGGCGACGGCCGCACTGCGCGCGCGCGCCACCGGATCGTCCGGCACGCCGAAAGGCAGCTTGTCGATGATGACCAGCGACAGGCGTTCGCCGCGCACGTCCACCCCTTCCCAGAACGTCGCCGTGCCGAGCAGCACGCCGGTGTCCGTGCTCTGGAAGCGACGCAACAGTTCGCTGCGCGGCGCCTCGCCCTGGATGAGCAAGGGGTAGTCGAGTTCCTCGCGCAGCATGGCCGCGCACAGATCCAGCGAGCGGTAGCTGGTGAACAGGAAGAACGCGCGCCCGCCGCTGGCGCGCAACACCGGCAGCGCGGCATCGACCAGTTCGCGCTCGAAGTCGGCGTCGCGCGGCTCGCGCTTCAGCGGCGGAACGTAGAGCAGCGACTGGCGGGCGTAATCGAAGGGGCTCGCCCACAGTTCCTGACGTGCCTCGCGGATGCCGAGTGCGTTGAGGAAATGATCGAAGCGTCCTTCGACCGCCAGCGTCGCCGAGGTCATGACCCAGGCGGCGTCGGAGCTGGCGAGGTGGCCGGCAAACTCCGAAGCCACCGACACCGGCGTGTCGTAGAACGTGAAATTGCGTTGGCTGACGTCGACCCAGCGCACCCGTTCGTCGTCGGCCGTGGCGCTGAAGCCTTCCCAGCGCTGGCGCAGCGCAGACAGGCGCTCAGCGCAGTTGGCGAGCAGATTGCCGCGCCCAGCCGCCAGTTCCAGCGTCGCGTCGAGTTCCAGCAGGGCCTCGCCCAGACCTTGCGTGGCCTCGTTGACCGCGCGCGACTCGCGCAGCGTCGACCAGTCCGCGCGCCGCGGCAGCGTACCCAACGCCTGGCGCACCATCGCCAGCGCCAGTTCGAGTGTGGCCAAGGCCGCCTTGAGCGCCGGCATGTCCGGCGCTTCGTCCTCGGCGCCGACGCGTATGTCACGGGCGAGACTCGCGAGCTGCTGCGCCGACAGGCTGTGGCTGAAGAAGGTCGAGGCGATCTCCGGCACCTTGTGCGCCTCGTCGAGAATGATGGCGTCGGCGTTGGGCAGCAGTTCGGCGAAGCCGGTTTCGCGCAGCATCAGGTCGGCGAACAGGAGGTGATGATTGACCACCACCACGTCGGCCGCCGCCGCCGCGCGCCGCGCCTGTACCACGAAGCAGTCGTCGTAACGCGGACAATCCTGGCCGAGGCAGTTGTCGGTGGTCGAGGTCACCACGCCGCGCAGGGCCGGATCGTCGTCCAGCACGCGCAGCTCCTCGAGGTCGCCGCTGGCGCTGCTCTCGGCCCAGCGTTGCATGGTCGCCAGCAGCGGCAGCCGCCGCGCATCGACCTCGGCGCTGACCGCGGCGCGCTCCAGGCGATACAGGCACACGTAGTTCTGACGGCCCTTTAAAAGCGCGATGTCGCTGTCGGCGCCGAGCGCGCGGCTCACGATCGGCAGGTCGCGATGAAAGAGCTGGTCCTGCAAGGTCTTGGTGGCGGTCGAGATGATGGTCTTCCGGCCCGACACCAGCACCGGCACCAGGTAGGCGAAGGTCTTGCCGGTGCCGGTGCCGGCCTCGCAGACCAGGGTTTCGCGACGCTCGAGAGTGGTGGCGACCACGCTCGCCATTTCCTGCTGGACCTCGCGCGGCTGGAAGCCGGTGAGCTCGCGCTCGAACGGCCCGCCGACGCCGAGCAGCATGGCGGCGCTGGTGGCCGGCGCGCGGTCGTCAGCGCGGTGTGAGGAAGTCAACGGTTGAATGGATCGGGCGCGCCTTCCCGGCTCCACAGGCAGCGACCGATCATCTTGAAGCGGCCGACCGACACGGTGCCGCGCTTGTTCGGTGTGGCCTCGGCCAGCGCTGCTTCCAGCGGCGCGCGGCGGGCCTCGTGGATCTCGACCGGCTCGTAGTTTTCATCCATCAAAACCAGCAGCACGGCGTCCCAATCCTTGTCGAGCTTGAGCTGCCCCAGGCGATGGGGCCGACGCGTGTCGTCGAACACGGCGCGCGCCTTGATCTGCAGCTTGTCGGTCGCGCCCTCGACCCTGCGCAGCGCGTCGTAGCCTTCGGCCTCGGCGGGCGCCGGCTCGAGGCCGAGCAAGGTGATGGCATCGCTGATGGCGATCTCGCCACTGATGGCCAGCGTCTTGCCGGTCGCGCGGCGATACTCGGCCGCGAGTCGGCGCGCTTCGCCCATCAATTTGTCGATCTGGTAGACGCCCATCGTCCCGCGTGCAGTCCGTCAATCAGGTACAGGTTCAGCTAGTTTACTTAAGTTACTGATTCAAAAAAATCAGAATCGACAAGCTCATGTAAGACTCGAACAGTCGCCGCCGCCCTGCTCGTCCAGTTCATGGGCAAACAGGCTGACCTCGTCGATGCGGGCGCCCAAGCCCAGCACCATCAACAGGCGTTCGACGCCGAGCGCCACGCCGGACGCGGCGGGCATGCCATGGGCCAGCGCCGCGAGCCACGCCTCGTCCGGCACTACTTGCGGCAGGCCGCGCGCGGCGCGGGTGGCGTTCTCCGCGGCGAAGCAACGACCCTGCTCGTC
The Pseudomonadota bacterium DNA segment above includes these coding regions:
- a CDS encoding efflux RND transporter permease subunit; the encoded protein is MNVSRAFIDRPIFAGVLSVLVFLAGLISIFFLPVSEYPNVVPPSIMVSATYPGANPRVIAETVAAPLEEQINGVENMLYMSSMATADGALQVRVTFKVGTDPDLAENQVQNRVQRALPRLPNEVRQIGVTTQKQSPNLTMVVNLVSTDGKYDELYLRNYGVLNLKDDFRRLPGMGEVFVFGAGDYAMRIWLDPAKLAARNLTAADVVSAIREQNQQVAAGVVGAPPITEHTEFQLSVNTQGRLTTVQEFGDIIVATAADGGLLRLRDVARVELGAGEYSLRSRANNQPSVAIAVFQAPGSNAIALSNSVRELMHKAKASFPSGVDYQIVYDPTRFVQQSIEAVVKTLLEAVLMVLIVVILFLKTWRASIIPLIAVPVSIIGTFGVMLAAGFSINTLTLFGLVLSIGIVVDDAIVVVENVERNIELGLDAKAATHRAMDEVSGPIVTIALTLCAVFVPIAFISGLTGQFYRQFALTIAISTVISAFNSLTLSPALAATLLRGHNAPRDGLTRVLDATFGWLFRGFDRLFHLAARGYVRGVRGVVKVKFLVLLVYVGLLGVTWYGFHLIPTGFIPTSDKQYLIGMVQLPDGASLDRTDKVLARVTEMSMKNEGLNANNAFPGLSINGFTNAPNAGLVFFNLAPFHERQRPDLSAGAIAQKLNQQLAVIEDAFIAVFPAPPVDGLGAIGGFKLELEDRAGLGDEQLYQATQAVLMKAWQAPELAGVFSSFQINVPQLYIDIDRAKAKRMGVDLNDVFATLQIYLGSYYVNDFNQFGKTYRVVVQADAPYRANAENIAALKTRNKAGEMVPLGALLDIKNSYGPDRAMRYNAFPAADINGAAAPGYSSGQAQAAMERIIRETVPRGIDFEWTDLTYQEILAGNTAAIVFPLCALLVFLVLAAQYESFKLPLAIILIVPMCLLFAIGGVWFTGGDRNIFTQIALFVLMGLACKNAILLVEFAREHELKRPTDGPLKAVLEACRMRLRPILMTSIAFIAGVTPLVLSTGAGAEMRRAMGTAVASGMFGVTLFGLFLTPVFYVLLHRHPPAQPDAVTAASESE
- the trxB gene encoding thioredoxin-disulfide reductase, yielding MTTTTHHRLLIIGSGPAGYTAAVYAARAALEPVLITGVEVGGQMMTTTDVDNWPGDDQGVLGPELMERMKKHAERFGTRFVHDHIHTARLDARPFTLVGDSGTYTCDALIIATGASAKYLGLPSEEAFKGKGVSACATCDGFFYRNKPVAVIGGGNTAVEEALYLSNIASHVTVVHRRDRFRAEKIMSNRLEAKTQGGNVSILWNSVLDEVLGDAGGVTGVRVRDVNSNATQDVAVHGTFIAIGHQPNTGIFSGQLDMDGGYIKVGGGSGHGFATQTSVPGVFAAGDVADPVYRQAITSAGAGCQAALDAERWLEAQ
- a CDS encoding dUTP diphosphatase, whose translation is MIEKTRVMLAMQNDMNSHVDADWLQRGREWHRAIWIECAELMEHYGGWKWWKHSTPDFPQVVLEIVDIWHFGLSLRIDDSGDYHRIASAIIDDWCDAPTPLPFLEEVERLAFAAVGEQRFAVGSVRNLLAACERDFDDLYRSYVAKNVLNMFRQDHGYKRGDYIKVWDGQEDNEVLAELITSLDSSKPGFRDAVYQALSERYGALAGQRA
- a CDS encoding efflux RND transporter periplasmic adaptor subunit, producing MPLFLRRVTVAAPLLCALLLTACQPPAPPKAAAGPGGAPPVSVAAALTQEVKDADEFPGRIEAMQAVKVRARVNGYLEKVLFTPGAEVKQGEVLFEIDQRPFRAKVAEAEAALAATVAQLDLARLEAKRQQQMLETHATSRREFDAATALVKSLEASRAANRATLSNARLNLEYTRVTAPISGRAGKDEVTVGNLVQGENPDSPVLTTLASVDPVYVSFEADERAFLKYIAPNRGQALPVGVGLIDESGFPHQARLEFVDNNVDASSGTVRMRAVLDNAERRFTPGLFARVRLESTSGARQVVLVADRAIGTDQSKRFVLVVGEDKIAAYREVHIGRKVGALRIVESGLAAGETVVVNGLQRVRPGTPVTPTTVSMEETADTPASPPSGS
- a CDS encoding efflux transporter outer membrane subunit, with protein sequence MRRAWLVMMVVGLSACSLAPEFSTPEVSVPAAYKQAPSALADPGNAEWKPAEPRDGEARGEWWTRFGDPLLDEYQRRAAGANQDLAAALARLEGSRALVRLARADQLPRLDAGAAAARTRPSANQPGNPVPGSDSYNSLRFGVSAQYELDLFGRVRDSVRAARADAAADESLYQSLLLTVETDVAQRYFALRALDAELAVLNDTVTTREAEVAIFEQRFKAGDIGEFDVERARTELDTARGEVQAVTRQRAQYEHALALLLGEAPANLDVAPAALATHVPSIPAGVPSALLERRPDIAAAQRRMIASNARIGVARAAFYPILNLSADAGFAADTPGDLFKWASRTWALGPLAGALIAAPLFDGGRNQANLAGAEASLDAEIATYRQTVLNAFREVEDGLVALRTLEAQSTSTSAAARSAAHALELANARFQAGATGYIDVLDARRTLISVRRQQKQLDGARATAAVGLVKALGGGW
- a CDS encoding NAD(P)H-quinone oxidoreductase, translated to MQAVSVAQPGGPEVLTPVRMALPTLRAGEVLIEVHAAGVNRPDCLQRAGHYPVPPDASPLPGLEVAGVVVQCGADVTRWQRGDRVVALTHGGGYAEYCAANAAHCLPWPAGLDAAAAATLPETLFTVHHNLIERARLARGETVLIHGGSSGIGTTAIQVAKAWGATVITTAGSAEKVEYCQRMGADHAINYRDGDWEATVKDITKPRGVDVVLDMVAGPYVMKNLRLLGNDGRYAMIAFLMGATTEVNFAYLLPKRLTITGSTLRPQPVERKAAIARAVEQDFWPLLASGKLGTHIHAHFPLTAAADAHRMMEASDHMGKLVLDVRG